From Sander vitreus isolate 19-12246 chromosome 5, sanVit1, whole genome shotgun sequence:
CACAAATCCTTATTAGTGCATCCCTAATGACACATTGTTATAAaggagagacttttttttttttttttttttaagtggtccAGAACAATAATGCCAGCATTCCTCTTAATTGCCATGTTGTGCAGCCTCAGCAAAAAAAGTCCTTGGCAGGGAACTGTAATTAACAGAATCAGAAGAGCAATACACTTTTGCTATTTAGGGAATAATGCACACAGGGGACCTTTCAAAAGATTCACAGTCACGAGTTAGGAGCAAAGTTACTATGGTACAGTAAGTTTTGTGTAAACTGTGTATTCAGTGCTTCCCCCGAAAGAATGCACTTCATTTTGGATTAAAAACATATTCCTCTTAAAGAGTTTGGTGGGTTTGAAGAGCAGTACCATTCAGGGAAGCCAGCCACATTGGAGACCTGGGCAGGCAGTAAGCATGGTCAAACTCTGGTGAGGCTGTTGAAGATATGGGGAGCTGGTTTTAAAATATAGTCAAGAAAAGCTGAATCTCtgaatttatatttaaaagaaatctaCCATTTTCCCTCAGAAATCAATCATTTACTCTTCTTTAGACAGAATACAGATTAAATGCCACTCCCCTTGAAAATGTAGAACCAGATTCAGACACAAATATCTATGAGTGCAGAGCAAGTGTTTTGAATCTCTCAGTATTTCTGAAGATCAACATTTCCCtttctaaacttaaaatatCAGGCCTGTGATATGATCAATGGAtaaaacacagagctgcctCTTCAGCAAAGCAGTTAAGACAATTAACTCTCCCCTAGTACTGTTATTTTGCCCAATGACTGATTTCCTATTTTACTGTCAATAGAGCagcaaatggcaaaaaaaatatatcgaGAAAGAATAATTCTAAGGTGTAGAATATGAACAGGGCATCACAGAAGGAGCATTTTCCCTGATAATTATTAGATATCTAGATGTCTGAATTAGGCCCTATACTCTTAAAGCAGGACGCAAGCCAGAAAAATTGGACACCTTCAAGCAAATGTGCATGGTGGGGTATTTTCTGACTTTAGTCTCAGAGTTGATTGCCAACAATAGGCCCGTCACATTCTTCATGACTTGACATTTTCACATTAATTGGACATAATTGGAAATGATATCCAATTAGTGGAAAGTAGCAAACACATGATTCACGAGATTTTGAAATATCTAAGGAGAGTTTGACTGTCTCTCAAATGAAGCCCACACCAAAGTCAAATAAAATGTGACCACATGATACACCAGACAATTTAGTGAAGTGTGGCAAAGGACTGACTTTCTGTCCAGTCGTGAAGACATTCACCCCATCAGAACTACATGCATATAAATGGCAAAGCAGGTGGTAAAAGCAAGCAGGCAAAGAGGTAGCAggcaggtaggtaggtaggaagGAATCTGGAAAGGGTGACAAAACCGGCAACATGGGCAATATGGCTGCGTTATTTGCACATTCAAGCTAAACATGACACATGGGGTGGGTGAACAGATGTCACGGTTTGTCATATGAAAAGAATGGCCGGGTCTGCATGAATTTAAACTTACAATTCTGAACCTTTTTAGAGATGCTGCTGATGCGGtttgtataaatgtgtgtataaAGTGTGCTTATGTGTGGCTGGCTTGTTGTAGCTCTGTCTGTTATTTATTCTGCTGTACTCAGGGGTCACTTGCAAAAGATATCTTAATCTCAATAAAGATTATGTAATCAGTGTTACCAAGACGTGGTTATTATTAATCAGCAAAGCACTCTGGATCAGCACCTGGGACAATGCAAACCACTCTGTTTGACCAACACCCAGTGAAGCAAGTTTTAGgcttaggaaaaaaaaaaaaagggagttACAACAAAGCAACAACTGTAACACATTAGGAGAGGCAAGATGATTGGTTCATTGGTAAGGTAATAATAGGACCAACAATAAATCTGTGAAAAGAAATGGAtgttacatcacacacacacacacacacacacacacacacacacacacacacacacgtttcaacACTGCTGCTTTGTCAGCCATAGCAAATTAGTCAAATAATCAGTAGCCATATTGCCCATTTCACCACATCCAAATCAACCCAGTGCATGGGGATCATTGTAACTAAAACCAAAGCCAATAAGCATGGTGATTAGCAATCTGAGCACTCCCCAGTGGACTTCCTGTCCCAGTGCAGAAAGGGCAAAAGAGCCCAACCCCAGAGACAGTGTCTAGGACTGGGACTGTACCATCAGCCTGCTGCTCCTCATGCCGCtgttgctgccactgctgccgTCGGAGTGTTTTGCGTTTGGCGTAATCATGGTCAAATGGCGTGGCCACGTAAGGAGGGGATGTCAGACCTGGGGTGGCAGCTGATGGATGGGAGGAGCTGAGGACGTTCCCTATGCAAACTGACGAGTAATTAAAGTCTCCATCCATCATGGAGGTGGGTTTCTCCCTGCGATGAATCAAGAACAACATTGGGAATGAAATTTAGCCGCAACATTGAATGCTTTTTCTCGTAATTCCTGCTGGGTTATATTTCTGTATCTTACTTTTCAAGGGACCTAGGCATGCTTggcatactcttctcttccccccTGGCAAACGGCCCAATAGCGGCCTCAACCAGCAATCTGAACAAGACCTCGTGTTCCAGATCAGGCACATCACCCTCTAATAGTTTTAGGGTGGTGGCACTGAGACGGAAATGCAACTAGAAGAAAGAAGATGGGAAAAGATGTTAATTGGTCCACACAGGTATGTGCACAATTTCTTTAAATGTGAATGCGTTGAGACCGTTATCTTACGTAACACAACACAACGAGAAACTATTGAGCTGCTGGCCCACAGGTAGTTTACCTCCAGGGCCTCCATGGCCAGGTCAGGAGGATTATGGTAATGGATTTTCCGGGGATACCTGGCAGCTTCTTCATGCAGATAGTGTGCGGCCTATAAATATAAAGAGCAGAGAGTCACCAACCCAACACAATCATCAATACAAATTAACAGGTAAAATGGAGGGAAGGAGTTCAAATAGGATTCAGCAATGTGCGTTGACATCAGGGTTCAGTGTTTTCACACTGCCCCCCTAATCCTCTGCTGCCCTCAATGACACCGTTTCATACAGGTTCGTCTGCCTCCACTGATCTAATCAGAACAACAGAGCGATGACTAACTCCATACTTTGTTCCCTCTCGGAAAAATACATCTTGCGAGGCTGGAAGGGCAGCAATCTTTGTTTCTGTAGGCGGATTATACAACAACTCCAGGGAGTGCAAGAAAAATGTCTCATTCCAATAACTTTCCACTACAGTTATTATTTCCCCgttcatcatcaccatcatgaCAACTATATTACATTTTCCCTACTTACCTCACTGATTTCTATTAATTGCTGTCCCTTCAAAGACACTCCCGAAAATCAAAGACACAATATGCAGGTCACATTGCAGTGTGTATTATGCTTTTAGAAGATGTGCTGTAAATCACCTTTTAAGCTTGAACCttatgtttctgtatttgcccTGTGAGAGAGCAGTCATTTTACTACAATTCTAAGATCATTTATCAGGAGGGtggaaaacataaaatgtagaaaaaaaagttgtaataaCTTGAGATGTCCTACAAGGCAGGTTCTTACATACTTCTGACACATTGTATCTGACTCCAGAGTAAATGAACACTTCAACAACAAAGATCATcattaaacaataaacaaataaaataatagaaaaaaaattattgacCGAATTTCTTGGCTGCTTATCAGGTAAAGCGTGACTTTATAACCTGACGTTGTTCACCTTTTGGTAAAGCTGCAGATATTCCGCTGGAGGCTGTTTGCGTTTCTCTGCTATCTTCCCGAGCATGTAGTGAATGAGCCACTCTTCCTCATCACTGTCACCCTCACAACGGGAAGCACCCTGGAAACACAGGAACGCTGTCGCCAGCATAGAGTCTCTCCTTTCTTccatctaacacacacacacacacacacacacacacacacacacacacacacgtttattaGGACTTAACAGGGAATACAGATGAGCAACAAGATAACTGTTATTAACATGTGCCTCACCTGTTTAACCACCTCTGGGGGGAGCTCATTGCGCCACTGCTTGAGCTGCCGCGAGGCAAATGTATGCAGCGCATATGAAATGGTACCATACTCGATCCAGAGAGAGAGGTTGGAGCTGTCTATTTCCAGGGCCCTCTTAAAGCAGTTAAGCACTGCCTGGGAGTGTTTCCATATCGGAATGTCACTTTTCAGCTCATTGGAGTTGAGCTTTTCCTGAATACGACTGGCCCTAGCTAAAGCCATACCTGCCCAGGAGTCAAACCTGAGGAAAGATGCAAGTTTCTCGTAAAGTCACTGAACTTGATGCATTATTGTAAAATACAAGATGACACAACCTACACATTCACTTGCTAATAGTCATAACGCAAATAGAGGTTTTGTAATGTGCACAAGCATGACACTAGAGTGTAGAGAAATGAgctacctgttgggacacacgCAAATGTCATGCATATAGAACTTGATGGCCTTGGACTGCTCCTTGTTCTTGAAATGGTAATCAGCCAGCAGATAGTACATCTCGTCAATGATTGGAGGTGCAGGAGCACTACCCTCAGGAAGGCATGGGGCCTGAAAGAGATCACAATTCAACATTTTAATGATCATGATTCTCAGTGACAAAATAAGTTAGGAGAGTAACATCAAGAGAGCCAGATTTGAAACTATTTAGCATGTATGAGTCACTGGAGTTCTCCACATTCAGTGTGGGCCCACCGACTGACCTTTTCTGTCATGCCCTCAATGTAGGCTGCCACTTCATCCATGGTGAGGATGGGGGTGTCACTTGTGGGAGCGATGCCAGAAAACCTCCTCAGCAAATTGGCCAATTCTGCAGACACTGTGCTTGTCTTATAGCTGTCAAACTCAGGCAGTGACTTTGGTTTGAAATACTGGAACATGAAGAGGGCATCGCACCACAGCAGCTCAACCTGCAAAACACAAGATTCATTTCACAGGAAACATTAGTGTCATAGTCCTTTGTATTAGAGTGCACCACACACAGCGCCAGAGAAAATGAGTGGTATCGAGTTCTACTGGGGGCTCTCCTCCTGCACTGTGGTATATTGCATAATTACCAGAATGCCAGTCATCTACAGTAAATTCACTGATCCACAACTGTGGGAATGACATCCACCTGGTGGCTGGACACGTGCATTACAAAAATACAAGAGACCAGGGGCTGTAGCCACAAAGCTTCAGTGTAATGAGTCACTCCAGTGGTTAAATTCTGAGAAATGACTGACAATTAGGAGCCGTCTAGATTTTAGTTTATCTGCTTCTGAttcgtgtttttttaaattatatgcTGTTTTGGTTTCATTGCTAGTTTGGGTAGAGTTAATGCCTTGTTAAGTATTAAGGGTGGGCACAATAAGCTTAGGCTTTAGCCTACACCTTTTTTTCAGTCAGAGAATATcacgtttgattttgttttgatttatttctaATACAAGGATTTAGATGTTAAGAAGACACCTACAAAAAGGTCAACAAATGTCAGATTAGCTATACATTTGTAACTTAGATTTCTTAGCAAAGGAGACTATGGCTTTataaaaaggaggagagagaaacgTACAACAGTGGTTGATCTAAATCAGTGCCAGGGTTTCTgtaggtttcaccaagtcaaatttaagactttttaagaccattgtgAATGAAGTTTAAGACCTAtatttaaggcctaaaatttagattttgtaattttagactttagtctttttacGACCCCGTGGAAACCCTAAAATGTGTTCACATTTCTCACTTAGTGAAGTCATGCTATTACGCAATTAATCCCATTTTGCCGCCTCAATTTATTTCAATAACAGACGTTACAAGCAGACAAAACAACATTAATGGATAAAGCTGACTTCCTCTGTGTTGTGAGGGTCAATGAGGGCACATGTTTGCGTCAATGGCATCTATTTATGTAGGTTTGCCAATACATGTGAGAAATCATACCAATTAGTCAAAGCCCTGAGCCATTTTCACCACCTCTTCACTATTTCACCGCCTCTTTAACACCCTTTGCCTATTATCTAAATAGCAGCTCAGCCACACtgactttttgttttagattacaTAATATAGTGGATAATAAACTTAGCTCACTCTGAGAATCAATTTGTAGTATGTAACTAAATTGACTTTCCCAAAAGCAGCCACTTTAAGATCATAAAACAAATGATAATATACTAAATCATATATTAGGCATGACCAGTGAGGCTTTTAGAAGCATCTGAGTGAGAGACCTGTGGAGATGAGTGGTCCTCAAGGTAGCGGGCCTTGCTCTTCTTACTGGGGTAGGCATATAGGCAGAAAAGGCACTGTTCCAGGGCCATCTCCAACTCCTCTTTGTAGGGATGAGAGTCATTGCTGGAAGAGGCGGCAAcctcttttttcaaaacttgaaCCTATACCAAACAGAAGAATGAAGCTCTGTCAAACTGTTCAAATGGTCCACACACAACTAATTCAGTCACTTTAATAAAGAAGCATATGTCAGGTCTACAGCTGATTTATGTTCATATTTAAGGGCAAGAATGCATAGCAGATACAATGAGTATCATCATTTTCAAAGTGAAGGCAAGCAGCGCATTTACATATCAACTTGGTCAGAATACAGGATTTGCAGAGCGAAGTCGGCAAACAAACTTACATAGAACTTGAGGAGAGCGCCGTCTGAGTTGCAGCACAAAGAGCGACGGCCAAGATACTCATGGGCTGTGTTCAGAAGCATCAGGGAGGAGGGCAGCATGGGAGTGTCTGAGCCATCTGAAAGTGAGACTTGAAAGGGTCACTGTGAAGGCGTAAACACCAAGGGATAACTGAAGGCATACAAACAAGAAGTCAACAAACCATCATCCCCTACAGACGCATGCTGTCGAAGCATACAGTTAAAAGCAGCCTCCTCATGTTTGATGATACGATACAGGATAATCCAAGGCAGAACCGAGAAGAAATAAGGCTCCTTGGGATCGTCGGAAATGTTCATGCTAAGATCAATCAGCTGAAAACACAACCaccacacaataaataaaaatgtcacagaGGCTGATTAGTTTCTTAACATAATGTCACTTTAACAGTATCTTCGGGAAAAGCAGTGTTGTGTTTGGCTTCCTCCTAACCTGAATTAGATTATTTGCCAGTCGAGCCAAGTGGGGAACATTGCTTAGAAGCTCCGAGTCTTTGGTGACGCAGACCTCGGTGCCATCCAGCAACTTTACAATAGTACTGACCCACTCCTCCTTACTAGGGGGAGAGTTGTTGGAAGCAGAGTTGAGCTGCTGCAGGGCTTCATTCAGAGCCAGCTCGCTGCACTCCAAACACTGCCGGTAGTCCTGCAGCTTCAACAGCGAGTTCTGGGCCAGAGAGAGTTCAAATTCAGAGAAGAAGTTGTCAACCAACATACATTACAAAAGACATATAGGTTCAAAATCGATATTTTTGTAATATCTAACCTGCAGTAGCATCAGTTGAGCAGGCCGCTCTGGTGCTGAGCTCACCAACTCCAGAGGTTTACTCCTGCTGCCGTAATTAAGCGTGGGCTGCAGCAGGCGCACAACAGAATCAAAGTCTGCAGACTCAAAGAAGCGCTGGATCTCCTCCAAAGACTGACAGCGCTCCAGAGACTTCAGCCTCTTGTCAATCTGTCCATGGGGATAGAGGAAACCCAAAAGAAACCCACAGTCAAAACAGCTAGAAGCTCTTTGATGGGACTTgctaatagttttttttttaatttttttttttacatttcttactATTGTgcttaaggaaaaaaaaaaaggaaaagtcaaGATAATAACTGTGCGGTTGATTCAAGGATTTTGATTCTTAGTATATCACACATTCTttgcaacattttcttttcctaactCATGACAACATGAAGGACATTTCATTTTAACAATtagctataataataataataataataatatgttggtAATAAGGGTTATATTGATAAAAGGAAAACGTTGGATTAGCCAGCACACTGACCTCCTCCACGGAGATTGCTGCATCTACACGTAGGTTAGGCAGGCTGATGGTGTAAGGTTTCCCTTCGGGGGTCTTTGGTTTGCTCTGCAACAAACCTACACAGACATCATAGCTCTCCAGGGCCAACTCCATGTCTCCCTGAGAAAGacaagaaagacagacagacttacaagtcacatctggctgAGCTGAAGGGAAAGGACTTGCATAACCAAAGgtcaagcaaaaacaaacaaaatatagaCTTTACCTGCAGGGCCAAGAATCGTGCCTTGAGCCAGTAGACACGCACCATGACATCAAACCAGTCATCCTCAAACAGGTCTTTTTGGGATGAACCTAAGGCCAGAAGTAACAAATCACTCTGGAAGTGTTGCCCAGGGAATTCTGAGTCAGCTGCATCACTGCCGGGACCAATGCTGCTTCGTCTTGGAGACACTagacaaggaaaaaaaatatataacacggCACGTGTTGTTCCACAGAAATGATTTTTCAATATTTAGCTAATCATGTATGGCATCATGTTTTTCTGTAATTGCAGTGCCCCCTTTAGGCCAATCAGTCCAATTTGAATGCAAAAAAGCAACAATGACATGTATCACATTTAGGTTTGGCCAAAACTTAAGACAGTAGTGATTGAGATATGCCATACATGGGGGGGAAATGGCAGACATTGTAGCACCCCTCTTGGCTACATACTGTAGGTTCAAAGTTCTGCAGCACAGTACTGTAATGCATCAATCCCAAACAACATTTTGTCCTAACCCTATCACAAAGTATAAGGGTTAGCTCACTGTCACTTACCAGTCTTCCCTTTATTGTGTAACCATTGCTCCAACTGCAACTCCATACACGCTAAGCTCATTGCCAACATTTCCTGTACATGTAGCAGACATAGACACGTATTAGAGGTTATATATTTtggattgattaaaaaaaaaaaaaaaaaaaaagttccaatTCAAGAAGATTTAAACGTCTTTTAGACCCTGGAGTCTGCAGCCGTTTTCAAAATTGTGTCCAGAGTGAGTCCAGAAATATCTGAACTATTAGGGACAACGCCAGCATTTCAATTTTAACTAAACACTTTCAATAAATAGTGTTTTTAGTTTGTTCAAGTAGTTCAAGAAATGAACCAGCCTTGTCATTTACCCGGATGTGTTGGTTGCTGCAGTCCCGAAGCAGAGGGTTAGGAAGACCACTGCTGTGCTTCCTCCAGCTCTGATGGAGCTCCAGTACCACAGCAGTCAGCCCCCGAGGCCACTCCATTGTGAACTTCTGACCCACTGCTTTCAGATAGCGCATCATCACGTCCAGTATACCACCATTGGTCATGTTATTGAGCAGAAAGTTGTGGACATCCTGTTGTTCTACAGAAGGGAATGCACAGTTTGTTAATATGACAGAAACGGCAACATGGCACAACCATGTATTGTAAATACATATTCCACAACGCACCACATACCAGATTCCATGTACTGAACGGAGTCAGCAGGCAAGCAACTCCCATGTAGAGGCTGCATGTCCTCCTTCCCATCACACTGCGTCTCAAGATTACTCAGActttcatcatcattatcaggATCAAACTTCCTTAGCCTAAGACAGACCAGCAAAAATTGTTTTTCATCAACGTAACTATAACGAGTTGTGTATTAATGCGTCCTATATAAGGCTTAGTGTACAATACCTGGAAGGTAGGTATTTAAAAAGCAGTTCCTGAAAATCAATCTTCTCTTCCttcttgcattttgtgtttcgAACACGTGCCGAACGTCGCTTGGCTGTCTCCCCACTATCTTCAACCACGCGTTTCCTTTTCGGAGCCTTCTTCACTTTATCTGTGAGTGAAACTTCCATTGCTGTCACTGTGAACATACAAtaggataaaaaaaatcaatcttaCAGAATATTAGCTATGCAGTCACATTtacagttgttttttaaaatcacacatAGGCaggtaaagaagaaaagaaatttcTCTTTATAAAACAACTAACCGACAGGGGGAGCAGAAGTGGTGACCTCCACTGTGTTCTGGGCGGGGGTGATCTGAGGTTGAGTGCTCGGTTGGGGTAGCACTGCTGGCTCAGGGAGGGCCATTGGCGGCAGGGATGAgctggggctgctgctcagcacGGTGGTCTGGCCCATACTGACAGGGCTGCTGGGTTGGGGGAGGTTCTGGAGGAAGTTCGGGTCACGGTACTCTGACAAGTCAATTCTGCGGCCAAGACTCGGCCGTGGTGGCTCACAGGTGGTCTGATGTCTGTACATTGCAAGAAGGCTTTCACCCACATGCTTCCATCTGAGATACAACAAGGACAGCAGTTCATTAATATTAGCTCAAATTGTCTTAAAAAAGGAGAGGTAACTGATtcactgttaaaaaacaaattaaaaaaataaaaagaacgtTGGGCAAAAGTAGATATTACTATAGCCCAGAAAACAATGACTTCAATGTCAGTGGAGCTCAACCAAGAATTTAAGTAAAGTATATCCCGTTTCTGAATTTTCTAGCTTAAATATTATGAGTATTAATTGGTCCACCCTCAGAAAGAGCAAGCTAATTTAAACTTAACCACCCGGAAAGGAAAAGCAAAACCAGACAACACTCACGAGAGGCAGCGGATGGGCCGAATCAGGACGAGGTCAGGTTTTGGTTCGCAGTGAGAGAGAGCCTGTCTGCGCTTCCGTAACTCCAGTGCCTCTTCCACAATGGATTTGCATTCCTCTACCTCCACTTCCACATAGTGAACAGACATATCACTGCAAATGACCCACAGCATAGCACAGCACAGAGGTTCGTCAGTGATGTGAAAGTATAGAGCTGCAGCTGGAGCACATTCTAAAACAGATGGAGGAATAAAATGTGAGCCGGCGTTACCATTTCATGAACATCTGCATCGTGTCCCTCTTCAGACAGGGCTGCTCCTCAAAGATTTTCTCCTTCAACACCAGGCCTTTAGTGTAACAATGATCCCTCTCTAGGGCTTTGGCGATGAAGTACAAACAGCCTGGAAAATGTGTGCAGATGATAGTTACTTTTCTGTCTATACTTGCACTGGTAATGAGAGAGGATACAGAGCAAAGAGTTTATGATGATGTATAACATACAGGTATAGTCACTGAGTGTGTAGAGAATAGTTATGAGGTTGTCCAGGCAGGGCCAGTGGTCCGGGTTACAGTGCAATCCCTCCTCAAAGGCATGTCGAGCCAGTGGAACGCGCACCAGTCGCACAGCCACCTGACCAATTTTGTACCACATGTTCACGTCAGTGGAATCCAAAATAACTGCCTACGAAAAGAGCAGAACAGAATATGCTATGAACGCTCACCACAGTGTTATTCATGTTcattaaaatgacacatttaGTTGCACAAAGCATCAGTGACAGGCGACAGGAGTATTAAACAGGCacaatttcatttgttttacctCCAAATAAAACTCCATAGCGGTGTCCAGGTCTTCCCGCAATGCAGCCATAGTAGCCAAGTTTTTAAAAGTAGAATATTTCAACATCAGTCCGGGATGCTTGAGACCCACTTTATGATCATCAGAGGGCATGGCCTAAAATATCAGAGGATACATCAAATATGGCACCAAACACAGATTCATCTTAAGGCCGTCAagcaatgaatgaataaatgaataataacaCATACAGCTCTTGTATGTGGGCAGGGATGTCCTTCCACAAAGCCAAATTTAAAGTGCATATTGTAAAATTGATTTAACCAGTGAAACTTAATTTTGGCGCTGTATAGCAGAGAAAACAGAGTAATATTTGGCACTTTGcacaaaagacacattttcttAACAATAGTACACAACTGATAACCAATGAACACCCTTTAACATTCTCACCAAAAACCAAACAAGTGACTATACAACTGAAGACTATTTCAGCACCAGTTCCTGAAATGTGTtcagaggacttaaaaaccaaaggactgctgcaatgtgtgtgtgaaatagcTTACTTATGAATACTGATCAGTATTTAATTGCTCTAAATAAGAGTTTTCTGCCAAATGTTTCACACATGTGTATTACGTTATTACGGAGGTAAATCAAGTTCTTTCACATCATAAATCCCAGCCATTTCTGGAAATCATGCAGAATTTGCTCTGCACCAAAACAAGTGACAGTCCTCGCTGACTGAAT
This genomic window contains:
- the cabin1 gene encoding calcineurin-binding protein cabin-1 isoform X4, whose protein sequence is MIRIAALNAASAAADESQDPLRSSKSQTKEAQEAEAFALYHKALDLQKHDKFEDSAKAYHELLKTPLLKEAMPSDDHKVGLKHPGLMLKYSTFKNLATMAALREDLDTAMEFYLEAVILDSTDVNMWYKIGQVAVRLVRVPLARHAFEEGLHCNPDHWPCLDNLITILYTLSDYTCCLYFIAKALERDHCYTKGLVLKEKIFEEQPCLKRDTMQMFMKCDMSVHYVEVEVEECKSIVEEALELRKRRQALSHCEPKPDLVLIRPIRCLSWKHVGESLLAMYRHQTTCEPPRPSLGRRIDLSEYRDPNFLQNLPQPSSPVSMGQTTVLSSSPSSSLPPMALPEPAVLPQPSTQPQITPAQNTVEVTTSAPPVVTAMEVSLTDKVKKAPKRKRVVEDSGETAKRRSARVRNTKCKKEEKIDFQELLFKYLPSRLRKFDPDNDDESLSNLETQCDGKEDMQPLHGSCLPADSVQYMESEQQDVHNFLLNNMTNGGILDVMMRYLKAVGQKFTMEWPRGLTAVVLELHQSWRKHSSGLPNPLLRDCSNQHIREMLAMSLACMELQLEQWLHNKGKTVSPRRSSIGPGSDAADSEFPGQHFQSDLLLLALGSSQKDLFEDDWFDVMVRVYWLKARFLALQGDMELALESYDVCVGLLQSKPKTPEGKPYTISLPNLRVDAAISVEEIDKRLKSLERCQSLEEIQRFFESADFDSVVRLLQPTLNYGSRSKPLELVSSAPERPAQLMLLQNSLLKLQDYRQCLECSELALNEALQQLNSASNNSPPSKEEWVSTIVKLLDGTEVCVTKDSELLSNVPHLARLANNLIQLIDLSMNISDDPKEPYFFSVLPWIILYRIIKHEEAAFNCMLRQHASVGDDDGSDTPMLPSSLMLLNTAHEYLGRRSLCCNSDGALLKFYVQVLKKEVAASSSNDSHPYKEELEMALEQCLFCLYAYPSKKSKARYLEDHSSPQVELLWCDALFMFQYFKPKSLPEFDSYKTSTVSAELANLLRRFSGIAPTSDTPILTMDEVAAYIEGMTEKAPCLPEGSAPAPPIIDEMYYLLADYHFKNKEQSKAIKFYMHDICVCPNRFDSWAGMALARASRIQEKLNSNELKSDIPIWKHSQAVLNCFKRALEIDSSNLSLWIEYGTISYALHTFASRQLKQWRNELPPEVVKQMEERRDSMLATAFLCFQGASRCEGDSDEEEWLIHYMLGKIAEKRKQPPAEYLQLYQKAAHYLHEEAARYPRKIHYHNPPDLAMEALELHFRLSATTLKLLEGDVPDLEHEVLFRLLVEAAIGPFARGEEKSMPSMPRSLEKEKPTSMMDGDFNYSSVCIGNVLSSSHPSAATPGLTSPPYVATPFDHDYAKRKTLRRQQWQQQRHEEQQADERSQDSEVVMLSDSNSTQDAFTDPTSSQDSSHKPASGKASSSSSESTTPVKDAQFASEDTASHGEHSGIQAEEKVIQEVVEAVVVTLPEASAPKLSADSCPHPLPVPATPPKAAPSQQAAPQTPASEGKRKPEPPAEVIEVPKALPTERGDQRRMLVEMCVRALFLCLSRFPQHYKSLYRLAFFYTNSKTHQNLQWARDVLLGSSVPWQQLKHMPAQGLFCERNKTNLFNQLFPSLTTGSRKNKVCLLSMFMVASWRDTTRVERQERKKGIWRIPVDEIDRPGSFASHMNRSIVLLLEVLSQLKDHDTLLKVSFMLQRTPDQGKKYLRDVDRQVLAKRAFFLTVKVLEDNLNSLTGVSEQLHKAPGPSMGEMTTTDASNRPSSEDSKHALPKKPGLTEGACVTDTGPREASQAQLTPPPPSMDKGSKVQEIYPGKVETAGSEGHKAGLEEPMELDTSRWMRPSITTDSQGNQAEAETSLSAAEPQQKVTDSSRTPELSLEELSISSRQQQLQALAPKVTVAASGTDQGLPRRPNRKRKLLEDVESGKTLLLDAYRVWQQGQKVMTYDLARIEKIMSETYMLIKQVDEDVALDQAVKFCQIQLATSAQRQQAAGDAPTTPKYTKEHRDLFFPASLPTPVLLSHAACHPLSSPEGQTKVAYEPLSKLSRPQASGFHDQAQHRRAASLPAAAMAFLPHTEEQEEPSEGLSYRQQESHLCHQMKLATVSQGQESSAGWFQEETASCSTAQPCPDQQQYTSDEQSKLPDPSRIRSRVPANMPKLFIPSTVTKFPPEITVTPPTPTLLSPKGSISEETKQRLKNVILSSQSAATVKKDTLSQPALEVQETSSQESSLESESDEEDDYMDV